Genomic DNA from Coffea arabica cultivar ET-39 chromosome 7e, Coffea Arabica ET-39 HiFi, whole genome shotgun sequence:
CCCAGTTGTGGATTCTCTTGCCTCACCTGCATACTTGTCAGTGCCCAGGTTAGTGTTTCATACTTTTCTTGAACTTGATTTCATGGCTTGTGTTGGCTTATCTTCTTTATCCCTTGCAATGGGCTTCTTGCACGTGTTGCATTTCTTCCACTTAAAATATTTTCTGAATTGATGATCGTTCCAGATATTCtcccaaaaaaattattttttatttttatttcagaGGTGGCTTTGTTCTAATGCCAATATTTGGTGCATTGATCGAACCTACCTTTCAAACTTTTGTCAATAATAAATATGAACTTTCTTATCTCGTCTATTTCTGTATATGCCATTCTCGACAAGAAGTAGATATGATTCTGAAGCTGTCGTCTTGACTAATATGGATCTGACAATGGAACTTTTGCTTTTACAAATTTGATGTAACATGGGGAAGTAATTTTAGGAACTTGCGGCTATGTTAATGCTATGCTTTATTGAATAATAGGTGGTCTACCATGCCTTTTAAAGGTGCTGGTGCTATCAGTTCATGGGTTGTTCTTTGCAGGTCAGGCAACTATGTGCCCCGCTATTCTGCATTAGTTTCCGACTATCCCATAATGACTCGAGAATCGCTTAAATTAACAAAAGAGACGAGCTCTTCACCTTTGCAGCCTTACGGAAGATTAACGTTGGATCCCCAAATAACAGAAATGGCTGATCGTCCACCTCATCGGCCCCAAATCAGATTCGACCCTTTGACTGGTGAACCATACAAATTTGACCCTTTCACAGGTGAACGAATCCTTCCAGATAATCCACAGCACCGTTTTTAAAGGTATCATGATCCTCAATGTCAAGATGCTGGTTGCTTTTAAGCAGCCATGGCGGATCTCACCTTTTGACAGCGCCTATAAATAGTACGTCTGTTTGGGCCATTTTCTTCCAGATTAATATTATTGATTTTTATGTATGTTGCTTAATTAATAAATGCCTGAGTAAGTAGTTTAGAGATTCCAGTTTTTATTGACTTTTAGCCGCACAAGTTGTCGGAATATGATTCAACATGCAAACAGAAGACTTCAAATATTACCGCCAAACAAGTATTGTTGGCGTGTTGGGGTTGGCgagtttgaaaagaagaatgtacTGGAGATATATGCTCTGCCCTACCGATTCATATTTTCCATGGTGTGTTGACCAAATAATGAAACCCATAAAAGTTGGCACGTGGAAGGGAATTCATTCGAGTTGGTTTGAACGTTGAACTATAGAAGTCCGTCAGAATTTTGATATTTGAAGTTCCTCAAGCGTACAATTCTGTATTAATGGATATACCAAATAACGGTAGCTTATGTTACGGATTATTGCTACTCGATAAATGGTCAAAACTTTAATAAATTTCTCGTTTTCATTCCTATCTGACATCCTGGGGAACTTTGactaaaatataaatattatatataactattattttatataaataatttaaatgTCAGATCTATATCGAATTTGAACCTAATTAGACCTAAATTCAATTCATATTTAATTCGAATCTAATTTTTAAATTCAACCTCAAATCAACTCACTGAAAGGTTGGACTCATTGGGTTTTTCCTCGGACCGAACGAACCAAGTTCAAACTGACCCAACCCTCTTATTCCCAACATTCTTGTGCCACTAAAACCTAGGGAGGCACAAGCTTCCGACCTACGAAATCAAGCCTAGATATTTTACAACCTAAGCAGACGTTAActgttaatttaaaaaaaaaaaaaaaaaacaaatgatcACCAAGAGCGGTAACCGAGAGACATTCCATTGGATAAAACAAAATATTCAGCGAACCCAAATATCATCCACGAAGCCAACTTTTACCATGAGACATTTGAAGATCTAAACTAAATCATAGCATCGAGAGGAAACCTAACAGGAGTCCAGAGCAGATACAGTTCACGGTCCATTATTTGGATATACACCCAAAGAATGAGAAACTTCTTAATTACCCAATAACGATGCATAAGCTAAATGCCAAGCAAACATTTGATACCAGTACAATGCAGCTTTCGTTGATCAATGCATCCAATAACCTAATACAAGAGCTAATCCACAGAACTTGGAAATTTTCAAGCACAAATAAGCAAGACTCCCTTCCCACAGGAACTCTTTGATAGCCCAAGAAAAACAGAGCTCGGCATGTTACAAACAAGAGATCAACATCAAAAGCTTTCCAGGATACTTATTGACCATTGACAGGAACATATATACAAACTTTGGATTTGAAAGAACCAACACCAACCAGGTTAGATTTGATCTTCAGCAGCAAGGTGTTCAGACTAGAAAGCAGATACCCAGCCCTTCACTTCCAATCAAGAATGTCTAGCAGCCAGAGGACCTCTTCCTCTGAGTTGGCAGCATCAcagaaatccaactcaatacCAAAAACATCAATGATCCCTTCATTATTGCCATTATCCAAGAATAACAAAGAGATCCATGCTCGAATCTCAGAAACAAAAGGGTTGCTAGGTGAAATATCAAGGTAGTCAAATGCTAGAGCCCGATAAGCTGTCCGGTCTATATAGTCAAACACAGATTTGTCAATTATGCACGCAACTTTGTTGGAATCCTTGCGCACTACAAGCACAGATACGGAAACTGAGTGACTCAATGGAATGGTAAACCTTGGCTCAACAGGTAGAATCATCTTATACCCTGAACCCTCCAAGTGATACTTAAGCACATCACAGATTCCAGGAGGTGGGATCCAAATTCCATTCTGGAGGGTAGGTCCAGGAACTACCTCCGAGAAGATTAAACGGTCCTCAGTCCAAATGTCAACATAGAATTCCAAGTCATTTAAAGACAGCCTAGGAGGGAGAAGTGCCCGGCGATGTTGACGCTTATAAAAGGTTTTAAAAAGCTTGTGGTAGGTTACTGTCGGAGGTTGCGGCCGTTTACATATTGATGGCCATCTCTTGGCACACAGGCATTTCCAGAAATAATCATCTTGAGCAATCTCTCGCCACTGTTTATTAACCACCATACATTTAGCCAGATCAGCACCTTCAAGAAGtgggaaaacagccttcaagaTTTCGTCACATGGCATTCTTACTGCAACAGAATGAGTTTCACGGAAAGATAACTTGCTCACTGCATTAGAATACAAGAAGTGATTATACAGAACATAAATGTGCATAGAAGTCCATATACAGCAGGTGACAAAAACACTTAATCCTCTATGTAAGAACAGACAAATGGATTAAAGAAGCAGAAACAATCCAACGTCTCAAAAGAAAACAGGATGAACAGCTACTGCAAGACACAACCATCAGACTCCACTCAAGTACTAATCAACAATAGAAGATACAAAGCCCC
This window encodes:
- the LOC140011067 gene encoding F-box protein At5g39250-like isoform X2, whose translation is MPCDEILKAVFPLLEGADLAKCMVVNKQWREIAQDDYFWKCLCAKRWPSICKRPQPPTVTYHKLFKTFYKRQHRRALLPPRLSLNDLEFYVDIWTEDRLIFSEVVPGPTLQNGIWIPPPGICDVLKYHLEGSGYKMILPVEPRFTIPLSHSVSVSVLVVRKDSNKVACIIDKSVFDYIDRTAYRALAFDYLDISPSNPFVSEIRAWISLLFLDNGNNEGIIDVFGIELDFCDAANSEEEVLWLLDILDWK
- the LOC140011067 gene encoding F-box protein At5g39250-like isoform X1, with the translated sequence MSKLSFRETHSVAVRMPCDEILKAVFPLLEGADLAKCMVVNKQWREIAQDDYFWKCLCAKRWPSICKRPQPPTVTYHKLFKTFYKRQHRRALLPPRLSLNDLEFYVDIWTEDRLIFSEVVPGPTLQNGIWIPPPGICDVLKYHLEGSGYKMILPVEPRFTIPLSHSVSVSVLVVRKDSNKVACIIDKSVFDYIDRTAYRALAFDYLDISPSNPFVSEIRAWISLLFLDNGNNEGIIDVFGIELDFCDAANSEEEVLWLLDILDWK